The following proteins come from a genomic window of Dermacentor albipictus isolate Rhodes 1998 colony chromosome 8, USDA_Dalb.pri_finalv2, whole genome shotgun sequence:
- the LOC135905868 gene encoding MAP7 domain-containing protein 1-like, which produces MNDELLRVGAVATHMATRLVNPFDSDCTGPGTEPTPAVAALLTSSQPGRSTDADDADMDYDDSWQWDIENQDEAAASQCAAPPNAETAQRVPEPAAALATCPPAPAPPAAVPPVPTARRRINASRSSCTRDDAVRSELGARLSSLTKDAQRKRKEHLLKMKLTREDHALRMELAREDHKDRLEKRQAEHAQIMENLKAKKALIDLKMKVLQKQNE; this is translated from the exons ATGAATGACGAGTTGCTCAGGGTCGGTGCAGTGGCAACTCACATGGCCACACGCCTTGTGAATCCATTTGACAGCGACTGCACTGGCCCTGGCACAGAGCCAACGCCAGCTGTAGCAGCACTGCTGACTTCCTCACAGCCGGGACGAAGCACTGATGCAGATG ATGCCGACATGGACTATGACGACTCCTGGCAGTGGGACATCGAAAACCAGGACGAAGCAGCGGCTTCGCAGTGTGCAGCGCCACCAAATGCTGAAACTGCTCAGCGTGTACCAGAGCCAGCAGCAGCCCTAGCTACATGCCCACCAGCTCCAGCCCCGCCAGCTGCTGTGCCGCCAGTGCCGACAGCCCGCCGGCGGATAAACGCAAGCCGGTCATCCTGCACAAGGGATGATGCTGTGAGGAGTGAACTTGGTGCTCGGCTTTCTTCACTCACAAAAGATGCtcagagaaaaaggaaagagcaCTTGCTCAAGATGAAGCTAACGCGTGAAGACCATGCACTTCGCATGGAACTCGCTCGTGAGGATCACAAGGATAGACTTGAGAAAAGGCAGGCAGAACATGCACAAATAATGGAAAATCTTAAAGCAAAGAAGGCCCTTATTGACCTAAAAATGAAGGTTCTGCAAAAACAGAATGAGTGA